Proteins from a genomic interval of Flammeovirgaceae bacterium SG7u.111:
- a CDS encoding peptidylprolyl isomerase — protein sequence MLVASFETSKGTIEFELFENDAPNTVAYFSNLVNKGFYNGMIFHKYIPETLIQTGCPNGDGTGHAGYLIKCELTGNRQEHDIGVLSMAHAGRDTNGSQFFICLGRDQVKHLDGNHTCFGKIRPKGIDVLYKLRRFDEIESIRVYELSDSYDDIPEL from the coding sequence GTGTTAGTAGCGTCTTTCGAAACCAGTAAGGGGACAATCGAGTTCGAGTTGTTTGAAAATGATGCGCCGAATACGGTCGCTTACTTTTCCAACTTGGTAAACAAAGGGTTTTACAACGGGATGATTTTCCACAAATACATCCCCGAAACCCTAATTCAGACGGGCTGCCCCAATGGCGATGGAACCGGTCATGCAGGCTACCTCATAAAATGCGAACTGACAGGAAACAGGCAAGAGCATGATATTGGGGTACTCTCTATGGCGCATGCAGGTAGAGATACCAACGGGTCGCAGTTTTTTATCTGCCTCGGAAGAGATCAAGTGAAGCACCTAGATGGAAACCATACTTGCTTTGGCAAAATCCGCCCTAAAGGAATTGATGTGCTCTATAAGCTCAGGAGGTTCGATGAAATAGAATCCATCAGAGTGTATGAGCTAAGCGATTCTTACGATGATATTCCAGAGCTGTAA
- a CDS encoding FecR domain-containing protein, which yields MANGNLTYKDYGVEDFAQDTFFSKWVKSPDAESQRFWEAWLSENSDKQAEVEKAKKLVLSIHVKDDEISEGQIKKIWGVIEGGMDSEGKVVQLETEKPRRSWIKFAVAASVAALIGVLFLMNLGNEPQFESYRAENGKHLQIDLPDGSLVKLNAGSELSFDRANWEKERLVKLEGEGFFEVKKGEKFSVLTELGSVEVLGTSFNVFARDGKMAVDCITGKVKVSTADKKKSEMLTPGLGVSVAAGKIVESYDFEPEEKATWRIGEFTYDDIDVAQALKEIERQFDYSVEIQGDISDKKYTGGFENSDLELALEQICYPMELSYEILEAERKIIIK from the coding sequence ATGGCAAACGGGAATTTAACATATAAAGATTACGGCGTTGAGGATTTTGCTCAAGATACCTTCTTTTCGAAGTGGGTGAAGTCGCCAGATGCCGAGAGCCAGCGGTTTTGGGAAGCTTGGCTCAGCGAAAATTCCGACAAGCAGGCGGAAGTGGAGAAAGCCAAAAAGTTAGTTCTTTCTATTCATGTAAAAGATGACGAGATAAGCGAAGGGCAGATCAAGAAGATTTGGGGGGTGATAGAAGGCGGAATGGACAGCGAAGGAAAAGTTGTTCAGTTAGAGACGGAGAAGCCTCGCAGATCTTGGATAAAGTTTGCCGTGGCGGCGAGTGTTGCCGCGCTCATCGGGGTGCTTTTCCTGATGAACCTCGGAAACGAACCGCAGTTTGAATCGTACAGGGCTGAGAATGGTAAGCATTTACAAATCGACTTGCCCGATGGTTCTTTGGTGAAGTTGAATGCCGGCTCGGAGCTAAGCTTTGACAGAGCAAACTGGGAAAAGGAACGCTTGGTGAAGCTAGAAGGAGAAGGCTTTTTCGAAGTAAAGAAAGGGGAGAAGTTTTCGGTGCTGACGGAGTTGGGTTCGGTAGAGGTGTTGGGGACAAGTTTCAATGTGTTTGCCCGAGACGGGAAAATGGCGGTGGATTGCATCACGGGAAAGGTAAAGGTGAGTACGGCAGACAAAAAGAAATCGGAGATGTTGACTCCAGGGCTGGGGGTGAGCGTGGCGGCAGGAAAGATTGTGGAAAGCTACGACTTTGAGCCTGAGGAAAAGGCAACGTGGAGGATAGGCGAGTTTACCTACGATGACATTGACGTAGCGCAAGCACTGAAAGAAATAGAAAGGCAGTTCGATTATTCGGTAGAAATACAAGGAGATATCTCCGATAAAAAATACACTGGTGGGTTTGAAAACTCGGATTTGGAGCTGGCACTGGAGCAGATTTGCTACCCCATGGAACTGAGTTATGAAATACTGGAAGCGGAGCGGAAAATTATCATCAAGTGA
- a CDS encoding alkaline phosphatase: MKTISHYLLLVAFFLGTTGFTNPSDEPKKAKYVFFFIGDGMGEAHVSLTEAYLAAAKGEVGTKLLTMSKFPTLGFQSTYSKKKFITDSAASGTALATGSKTSNGTIGMKEDHKTAVHSIAYSAKQAGLKVGILSSVSINHATPASFYAHQPSRGDYYKIGVQLPKSGFDVFGGGGFNHPTGKEPGSMPSAYEITEKAGYKYISTKPGFANLKSTEDKIMMVSPDILGQAEIPYSIDQKAGMLTLADFTKKAINLLDNPNGFFLMVEGGKIDWAAHANDAASVVQEVIDFDKAIKEAVDFYNEHPDETIIIITADHETGGLAMGNSKMKYESNFALLKKQKGSINELNNLFIDFIKENSLKELSFEKVLEIGKDFFGIDKSELDSEELQSLQIAHKHLINNEGTESLTYADSNAAANAWLKIFNTKAGIGWISHAHTGIPVPVRALGVQQSSFDGFYDNTDIPKKLAEIMDIKFIK, translated from the coding sequence ATGAAAACCATTTCTCACTATTTACTCCTAGTTGCCTTTTTCCTAGGAACTACAGGATTTACCAACCCAAGTGACGAGCCTAAAAAAGCTAAATATGTCTTCTTTTTTATTGGCGACGGCATGGGTGAAGCTCATGTAAGCCTCACAGAAGCATACCTGGCGGCAGCCAAAGGAGAAGTCGGAACAAAGCTCTTGACTATGAGCAAATTTCCAACTCTAGGATTTCAATCGACTTACTCGAAAAAGAAATTCATAACCGATTCTGCGGCATCGGGCACTGCCTTGGCAACTGGGAGCAAGACTTCCAACGGTACTATTGGCATGAAAGAGGACCACAAAACTGCCGTACATTCAATAGCTTATTCTGCAAAACAAGCAGGACTAAAGGTGGGAATCCTGTCTTCTGTAAGTATAAACCACGCTACGCCAGCCTCTTTTTATGCTCACCAACCTTCTCGAGGTGACTACTACAAAATTGGAGTCCAACTACCTAAAAGTGGTTTTGATGTATTTGGCGGAGGGGGGTTCAACCACCCTACTGGAAAAGAGCCAGGTTCAATGCCAAGTGCATACGAAATCACTGAAAAAGCTGGATACAAATATATCAGCACAAAGCCGGGCTTTGCCAACCTAAAAAGTACTGAAGACAAAATCATGATGGTATCCCCTGATATACTCGGACAGGCGGAAATACCTTATTCAATTGATCAAAAGGCAGGTATGCTTACTTTGGCTGATTTCACGAAGAAAGCTATAAACCTTCTTGATAACCCAAATGGATTTTTCTTGATGGTAGAAGGTGGTAAAATTGACTGGGCTGCACATGCAAATGATGCCGCTTCGGTTGTTCAAGAAGTTATCGATTTTGATAAAGCTATTAAAGAAGCGGTCGATTTTTACAACGAACACCCTGATGAAACCATCATCATTATAACTGCCGACCATGAAACTGGCGGTCTTGCAATGGGAAATAGTAAAATGAAATATGAGTCAAACTTTGCCCTTTTGAAGAAGCAAAAAGGCTCTATTAATGAATTGAACAATTTGTTTATCGATTTTATAAAAGAGAATTCTTTAAAAGAGCTTTCATTTGAAAAAGTGCTTGAGATAGGAAAAGACTTTTTTGGAATAGACAAAAGCGAGTTGGATTCTGAAGAGCTACAAAGCTTACAAATTGCCCATAAGCATCTTATAAACAATGAAGGAACAGAAAGCTTGACCTATGCAGATTCTAATGCAGCAGCAAATGCATGGTTGAAAATCTTCAATACGAAAGCAGGAATTGGTTGGATAAGCCATGCACATACCGGAATACCGGTTCCCGTCCGCGCTTTGGGTGTGCAACAATCAAGCTTTGATGGATTTTATGACAATACCGATATCCCAAAAAAGCTTGCTGAAATAATGGATATCAAGTTTATTAAGTAA
- a CDS encoding response regulator transcription factor — MSKKAKVLLVEDDRVIAKLVKKYLDIRGYDVVYCDNGKTGLSTFNNYSFDICVLDVMMPYKDGFTLAQEIRKVDEFVPILFITSKTLAKDKIKAFKLGADDYLTKPFDMEELLLRIEVILKRQQSQPKKPHSDQEDQKEFKIGKYTLDFSYQKLILGEDDPEPRKLTTREAELLRFLYLHRNDLIRREYILQEIWGDDDYYKGRSLDVFMSRLRKYLKEDPDIQIINVHAIGFKFII; from the coding sequence ATGAGTAAAAAAGCAAAAGTACTACTAGTAGAGGATGATAGGGTTATAGCCAAGTTGGTGAAAAAGTACCTAGACATTAGAGGTTATGATGTTGTCTATTGTGACAATGGAAAAACCGGACTATCGACATTCAATAATTACAGTTTCGATATTTGTGTGTTAGATGTAATGATGCCATACAAAGATGGTTTTACATTGGCGCAAGAAATCAGAAAAGTCGATGAGTTTGTGCCTATTTTATTCATCACATCCAAAACCCTTGCAAAAGACAAAATCAAAGCCTTCAAGCTTGGAGCAGACGACTACCTTACTAAGCCGTTTGACATGGAAGAGCTTTTGCTTAGGATAGAGGTGATTTTGAAAAGGCAACAAAGCCAGCCTAAAAAGCCGCACAGCGACCAAGAAGACCAAAAAGAATTCAAAATTGGAAAATATACGCTGGATTTTTCTTACCAAAAACTGATTTTAGGAGAGGACGATCCAGAGCCAAGAAAACTTACCACACGTGAAGCCGAATTGCTCAGGTTCTTGTACCTCCACCGCAATGACCTGATAAGGAGAGAGTATATCTTGCAGGAAATTTGGGGGGATGATGATTACTACAAAGGCAGAAGTTTGGACGTGTTTATGTCCCGCCTAAGGAAGTACTTGAAGGAGGATCCGGACATCCAAATCATCAATGTACATGCTATTGGGTTCAAGTTTATAATTTGA
- a CDS encoding phenylalanine 4-monooxygenase — protein sequence MLQEYEKYTSEDFEVWKKLVDRQMEQLPQVASPAYLEGISAIGFTREAIPKFSEVNEVLEAKTGWNLEVVKGLIPNKEFFELLKNQRFPASTWFRKLSQLGYLEEPDMFHDVFGHVPLLTNQHFCDFLSGLSEIALRHIENEWAIELVSRLYWYTVEFGLIREEGKTKIYGAGILSSSGESVYCLSNKATHLPYNVTEILATPYIKDKFQEKYWVISSYKELYDSLPKIAEVLENELVKG from the coding sequence ATGCTGCAAGAATATGAAAAATACACCTCGGAGGACTTTGAGGTGTGGAAAAAACTAGTGGACCGACAAATGGAACAATTGCCCCAAGTGGCTTCCCCAGCTTATTTGGAGGGGATTTCCGCCATTGGGTTTACCCGAGAGGCTATCCCCAAGTTCAGCGAAGTGAACGAAGTGCTGGAAGCAAAAACAGGATGGAACTTAGAAGTGGTGAAAGGGCTGATCCCCAACAAGGAGTTTTTTGAGCTGCTGAAAAACCAACGCTTCCCCGCCTCCACATGGTTTAGGAAACTTTCCCAGCTCGGTTACCTCGAAGAACCCGACATGTTCCACGATGTATTTGGGCACGTGCCGCTGCTCACCAACCAGCATTTTTGTGACTTCCTGAGCGGCTTGAGCGAAATTGCCCTTCGGCACATTGAGAACGAATGGGCAATCGAGCTGGTTTCGAGGCTTTATTGGTATACTGTGGAGTTTGGGCTGATTCGGGAAGAAGGGAAAACTAAGATTTATGGTGCGGGCATCCTTTCTTCCAGCGGGGAGTCGGTCTACTGCCTGAGCAACAAGGCTACGCACCTGCCTTACAACGTGACTGAAATTTTGGCTACTCCTTATATAAAGGACAAGTTTCAGGAAAAATATTGGGTGATCAGTTCGTACAAAGAGCTTTACGATTCTTTGCCCAAAATAGCCGAGGTGCTGGAAAACGAACTGGTGAAGGGGTAA
- a CDS encoding START-like domain-containing protein, producing MAKYKYVTEFELRAGVKMLFPYLSNPGEMQEWLADQVNISNDKVYEFVWEDDQRKAKIATKRTNSHIKYIFIQDGEEDDDDPSYLEFKINFNEMTQSSFLKVIDYSDMDDEEELEDLWVHLVGKLKETVGG from the coding sequence ATGGCTAAGTATAAATATGTTACCGAATTCGAGCTGAGGGCAGGAGTCAAAATGCTTTTCCCTTATTTGTCTAACCCTGGTGAAATGCAAGAGTGGCTCGCAGACCAAGTGAATATCTCCAATGATAAGGTATATGAATTTGTGTGGGAAGATGACCAACGAAAGGCTAAAATAGCTACGAAAAGAACAAACAGCCATATTAAATATATTTTCATCCAAGATGGAGAAGAAGATGACGATGATCCGTCTTACTTAGAGTTCAAGATCAACTTCAACGAAATGACCCAATCCTCTTTTTTAAAAGTCATTGATTATTCGGATATGGACGATGAAGAAGAGCTTGAAGACCTCTGGGTTCATTTGGTAGGTAAACTAAAGGAAACTGTAGGAGGGTAA
- a CDS encoding TonB-dependent receptor, whose translation MGAEPIIINEKFENVPLIEVFDILKSKYKLKIAYEKKLIEDIIINQKIEQLPLEEAWELLLQNTGLGFKIIKGNRVLIRKEKMPKKSNHIAPSTFSVTGVVKDVETGETLPFATVSVKGNEEKLVAQAVANQDGHFSLVDLKGWSDSIQISYLGYQTLSTKIDLTEDGMMVLEIAPEYSMLDEVEIADIPKSTMELGNQPGKFRLNPKEIVKTPQLGEADLMRGMQMLPGISSAGEKSSGLNIRGGSASQNLVLFDGFTIYHLDHFYGLFSSFNTDAVKDVQVYRGGFEAKYGGRVSGLVDITGKAGNSNKPAGSIGVNLLSANVALETPIGQKATAFVSARRAYTDIMQTGLYNSLFSYAQTELPELNTDTNKNENRTETPNYYYYDIHAKVSLKPSAKDLVSLSFYNGQDDYVSVESLKTERSNSSFSEESIEKYLVGNTGVGLRWNRIHSNNLFGTLNLAWSNYYRDYSFEQNSLTTFFQRETARGWDVFRENRINELSARYNFEYTVNDKNYVEFGFYTTHNQIDYRDVASDSEGLLEFKHGGTQIGGFIQNTFTPNEKLSFTLGLRETYYTPTKEFYPEPRFSMGYQVTENWKLKGSIGRYYQFINQIEHSAASIINQDYWVLANDEYIPVLSADHFIVGGSFSKGSVVVDVEFYHKNMEGLMTTELEHVFRGNNLRPSWKVTGVLNDGEGIANGVDILVHKQGKVLNTSVGYTLAQVKHKYDRLQEGDYFAANIDQRHEFKVYNQVNLGKWDFSANWIFHTGRPYSVPTDTMTQTNGNVKILYDEQNNGRLPNYHRLDVSASYQMKMGNGIGKIGLSIFNVYNQKNVGKREYLLDRNQVFAPRQGYQTFNSVEIYDELLLGRTASLFLNFQF comes from the coding sequence TTGGGTGCAGAACCAATTATTATCAATGAAAAATTTGAAAATGTACCTTTAATAGAGGTTTTTGATATCTTAAAGAGCAAGTATAAACTCAAAATAGCGTACGAGAAAAAGTTAATAGAAGACATTATAATCAATCAAAAAATAGAACAACTTCCCCTTGAGGAGGCTTGGGAGCTATTGCTCCAAAATACCGGATTGGGTTTTAAAATAATAAAAGGAAATAGGGTCTTAATCAGAAAAGAAAAAATGCCGAAAAAGAGTAACCATATCGCCCCATCAACTTTCTCGGTAACGGGAGTAGTGAAAGATGTGGAGACTGGCGAAACGCTCCCTTTTGCCACGGTAAGTGTGAAAGGGAATGAGGAGAAGTTGGTTGCCCAAGCAGTTGCCAACCAAGACGGACATTTTTCTCTAGTGGACTTAAAAGGTTGGAGCGATTCTATTCAAATAAGTTACTTGGGTTACCAAACGCTTTCTACCAAAATTGACCTGACTGAAGATGGCATGATGGTGCTGGAAATTGCCCCCGAATATTCGATGCTGGACGAGGTGGAGATAGCCGATATTCCCAAATCGACCATGGAACTGGGCAACCAGCCCGGAAAGTTTAGGCTCAACCCAAAGGAAATTGTGAAAACTCCACAACTAGGAGAAGCTGATCTGATGCGGGGAATGCAGATGTTGCCAGGGATTAGTAGTGCAGGTGAAAAGTCTTCGGGCTTGAACATACGAGGAGGCTCGGCAAGTCAAAACCTGGTCTTGTTCGATGGCTTTACCATTTACCACCTCGACCATTTTTACGGGCTGTTCAGCTCGTTCAATACCGATGCGGTGAAGGATGTGCAGGTGTACAGAGGAGGGTTTGAAGCGAAGTATGGCGGAAGGGTTTCGGGCTTGGTAGATATCACTGGCAAGGCGGGGAATTCGAACAAGCCTGCGGGAAGTATTGGAGTGAATCTGTTGAGTGCAAATGTGGCGTTAGAAACTCCTATTGGGCAAAAAGCAACGGCATTTGTTTCGGCAAGAAGAGCTTATACGGACATCATGCAGACGGGCTTGTACAATAGTTTGTTTAGCTATGCTCAGACGGAGCTTCCTGAGCTGAACACCGATACCAACAAGAATGAAAATAGAACTGAAACACCCAATTATTATTACTACGACATCCATGCAAAGGTATCGTTGAAACCTTCAGCAAAGGACTTGGTTTCATTGAGCTTTTATAACGGGCAAGATGATTATGTTTCTGTTGAAAGCCTAAAAACAGAAAGAAGTAACTCTTCTTTTAGCGAGGAAAGTATTGAAAAATACTTGGTGGGAAATACGGGAGTTGGCTTGAGGTGGAACCGAATCCATTCTAATAATTTGTTTGGAACGTTGAATTTGGCTTGGTCTAACTATTACCGTGACTATTCTTTTGAACAAAACTCGCTCACTACTTTTTTCCAACGGGAAACTGCTAGAGGTTGGGATGTATTTAGGGAAAATAGGATTAATGAACTTTCGGCAAGATACAACTTTGAGTACACCGTAAATGACAAAAACTACGTGGAATTTGGGTTTTATACTACCCACAACCAAATAGATTATAGAGATGTAGCGAGTGATTCCGAAGGGCTGCTTGAGTTCAAGCATGGAGGAACGCAAATTGGAGGTTTCATTCAAAATACCTTTACGCCAAACGAGAAATTGAGCTTTACTCTTGGGCTTAGGGAAACATACTATACACCTACAAAAGAGTTTTACCCCGAACCCAGGTTTTCCATGGGCTATCAGGTAACTGAAAATTGGAAGCTAAAGGGTTCGATAGGAAGGTATTACCAGTTCATCAATCAGATAGAACATAGTGCGGCGAGTATCATCAATCAAGATTATTGGGTGTTGGCAAACGATGAGTACATACCAGTTCTTTCGGCTGATCATTTTATAGTGGGAGGGAGCTTTAGTAAAGGAAGCGTGGTCGTAGATGTGGAGTTTTATCATAAAAACATGGAGGGTTTGATGACTACCGAACTTGAGCATGTGTTCCGAGGAAATAACCTTAGGCCAAGCTGGAAAGTAACTGGGGTTCTCAACGACGGTGAAGGAATAGCAAATGGTGTGGATATTTTGGTGCACAAGCAGGGAAAGGTATTGAATACTTCGGTTGGCTACACGCTAGCGCAGGTAAAGCATAAATACGACCGGTTGCAGGAAGGTGACTATTTTGCTGCCAATATAGACCAGCGGCATGAATTTAAGGTGTATAACCAAGTGAACTTGGGGAAGTGGGATTTTTCGGCAAACTGGATTTTCCACACGGGCAGGCCTTACTCTGTCCCAACCGATACGATGACGCAAACAAACGGAAATGTGAAAATACTATACGATGAACAAAACAACGGAAGGCTTCCGAATTACCACCGTCTCGATGTTTCTGCCAGTTACCAAATGAAGATGGGGAATGGTATAGGTAAAATTGGCTTGTCGATCTTTAATGTATACAATCAGAAAAATGTGGGGAAAAGGGAATACTTGCTTGATAGGAATCAAGTATTTGCCCCAAGGCAAGGATACCAAACTTTTAATTCGGTAGAAATATACGATGAATTGTTACTAGGGAGAACAGCTAGCTTATTTCTTAACTTCCAATTCTAA